The genome window CTTCGGTTCACGGCTAATGGGCccttcgcttttttttttttttttattgcatattGCATTTCGTTTTCCAGGagcagcattttgttttgtttggtgcGCAGGCCTTTTGAATTGTACCTGGGGACTGAGAGAAAGGTGTGGTCGCACTGTGAGGGCTGCGCATGGAACTGCTGAGGAAGCAGAACTTGGAACCGGTCGCTTTCATCAGCAGACAATGCTCCTTACAAGGCCTTTAACAAAACATTACCCCGCACCGATGGCGGCCAGCCAGATAACAGCCATTTCGGTCCTGTTCTTCACCCTTTCAGATTGCTTTATTTGCAGTGCTGAAAAGCTGTTTCCATTAACAAGGCCGCCTGTCTTCCACATGCAGTACAGTGAGAAATGGGTAGGTGGCACTAGCGAATAGGCAGGGCACCATGGAGTTACAggtcaaaaaggaaaaaaaatctaataggGTGGCATCGTTCTTGTAATGAAGGATGAACCCAATACAATATGATCTGTGTTGTGCTTATTAAGAAAATGTAGTCCTTTGGACTCAATCATACTAATCAATTGTTCCAGTTCCATAATGATGCATTTGAATGGATACAAAAAATGAGAGCTCTCCAGGGCCCGAGCTGTTGACATTTCTTACTTTCTcctaaattaatttcagtgagTAGGCTGAGATTAAAAGGGAACCCTGCGAACACGAAGCGAAAATTTGTTTGGAAAGTCAGGGTACATGGTAACTGTTCCTCAAGGTAAAACAGCATCAGGCGCAACTGTTCATCAGTACGAATGTCTCCAAGCACCCGGTGTTACACTGGCCTATAAAGAACTTCTCAAGTGATCTAGGGGTGGCcagtggtggaggtgggggtgtaATGACCATCCCATCAATACAAAGTACATCGCTATTTACGAGGTGCCTGTCTCTTACGCTAACAAGAGCCGCAGTCGATGTTCTGAAGATGTTGCCCCAGACATTCGAAAAATATGGTCCTGATGTTCAGAGTCAACTCAGCACTGATGTTTTTGCCCTGTGATGGGAGTACAAATTCACGCTCAAGTACGGCTTTATTGCAGCTAAACAGTGCTCCAATGAAGAAATGACAGGTACTGATTCAGGGTAGCTTTAATTTCTATTACAATGTTTAGCTGAAGCTTCCGTCcaaaggaacattttttttttccccagtttacaAAAGTTGAAATTTTACTGGTACAAATGAAATATCGATATAAGTTAAGGGTCTTGCtgaaaggtactggaatatggGCCCCACCTGGGTCAATGTTATTAACCGCTATATGTCATTTCCTATAGGgtaatattaacatattttccTTTTGATGGACATGTATGAAACCATTCTCATTAAGTTGTGAGAAGCGAGTGCAGCAGCTCATAACTGGATGAAGCAGAAGGAAAGTGGACTGTGGTAACACAACTGGAGACTGACCTCCTCAAAGAGCTCAAGGCTGTAGGTGTTGTCATCATCGGCAAAGTAGACGATGCCTGGCTGCGTGCTGTTGGGACTGAAGGTCTCCCGAAGCCAGCGCAAGGCCAGGTTCCTCTGCATGGTTCCACGTGGGATGCGTGGGTCTCGGGCATCGCCCCGCAGCTTGTAGTTGCGCGGCGTCTCCACATTGAGGTGAGTGTAGTTAAGGCCCGTCTCGCGGAGCAGACGACTGACCAGAGGGGTTCGTCGCTGCGCGTCCTCTACCAGGATCCAGTGGAGGTTGGGCACGTGTAGGAAGGTGTTGGCCAGCCGTGTCAACTCTGCCTTCTGCACGGGCCGACTGTAGGTGGGTGTGACAACGTGGATAGTGGGCAGCACGTCGGACCAGGGTGGCGGCCTCGTGTAAACGTACTCCGTCCGAACCACCTCCACGATGTCCTTATCCGAGGAACAATACTCCTTGGAGTCGGCACCCTGGCCAGCCTCACGCCggccctcggccctgtcatctGAGGACACAAGAAGACAATTAAGGCATTAGGACACCCTGGGTCTTACCCTGTGTTCCTCCTGTGCGGCATAACCAAAGAGGCAAGTACCTGCAAGCCGGTGGCGACGAACTGCAAGCCTCTCTGGAATGATAAAGATCTCTTTTACTAGGTGGTGACAGGCTGCAAAAGGTAAAAGTACGCACTGTGAGTGGACAGCACTGCTCTGGGGTCGAGCCCCTCCCTCCACTGCCAATTTTGCAAAGTCCAGTGGCAGTGGAGGAGAGACGTGATGTCATCACGTCTTACACTTAAAGTGGAAGTACATCCTTTTTAACATCTGGGCTCTGTGTAATACCGACATGGCCATGTGGCAATACCTCAGGCATTTTTAAAGTCAagcatatttcattattttgtatttttcatttaaatgtcacatggaaaaaaactgtattcCTTGCAAGCGTGgtctttaaaatttttctgtttttggctTGTTGCTCAAAAGAAGTTTGAAGAGTCACCCTCTTTAGTATAAGTCTTGATTAAgacaggataggataggataggataggataagACAGGATACAATGAGATCTGAAGAAGATAGTAATGATACATAATGCTAGAATGCAACCCACAGAAAGAAAGTAATCTGTGATGTAGTAAAAAATTCTCCATAACATTTGAAGCAGTACATTACAATACCTTTCTTGaatatttctttacatttttgccATATACTACGTTTACTTCACGGGTTTCcaaacaaagctgaaaaataatACTAATTCCTGAACTGCTAAAACAATGTTTCAGGAAAAATAGGCTGGGAAGAACACTACTGAAGACTGCGGGGTGTGTTTATAACAAATGCAAGGTGGATTTGTGAGGAAGATATGTAAAATAGGGGTAATTCAAGGTTTACATCTTTTTTGTACATGGCAACAAATACAGAAACTTTGCCCGAGAGATACTGACACAAGCCCAGGTGTGTGATAAAGAGGTCAGCTGTGAAAAGGGGTGAACTTCCCTTTTAAGCAGGAGCCAGATTAGCCAATCACAAAGCAGAGCAGGATTGAAAAATCAGCTATCAAGTGTGAGGAGATTATTGGATCATTAACAGCCCTCATTTCCTCCTTGAGCCCCCGCTAATGGCTGTCTTTATCACTGCGCCATTAAAGTGCAATTCCCATCGCAGACATGAAAAAGATATTTTTGCTCCACATAGATTAACAGAATTTCCTGGTGGCCAGATGTTCAGCACTTACTGCCAGAAATGGTCTTGGCACACGCCGACATTTCCTCGGGATGAAGTGGTGGAATTTGGCGTGACATAATCAATACGAAGACTCTTAGGGTCACAGTAATAGAATAGCTGATTCAGAGGATTCATAACAATTTTTAAGGGGGGGCACCTTGCAAGTCCAACACGTAACATTTGTAAATGCACAGTTTATTTAGTATGATTATTGACATTACATAAACGCATCACTCTAGACATTTCAGCAGAGCCAAATGTGCAGGGGGAACTGATTATTTGAGACGCTGATTAAAAGGCATCACAAATGCATCTAATCTCCTTTTGATTCCAGAAGCTTGTTTCCGTTCAACTGCTTAATAGATTAGCAGGATGACTCTCAAAGCAGTTAGAGGCTCATCTGCTCAGAATAATTTAGATTTTGCAAGGCCCTAGTCGGagcatgaaaacagaaatgttgtCAATTTACTTGTACTTGAAATACACCAGATGCTAGTTCCAATAATTTGTGGATTTCTATAATCTGATTGAATATGTGGATGTCCTCTGAGGTTTGCTGATAGACAATCATAACAATTTTAGGGAGATAGATGACTTCAGATAAGCTCCAAAGCTCCTAGATTGAATCTTTCTCAGAGAATGGTGTTGAGAGCACAGTGGTTTGGCCAAAACCGATAAGAAGTGGATAAACATTACACTGCAGCCGCTCCACAGACCCTTGAAAATTCCCACGAAAAGGAGAGAAGCCTCTCTCTTACCCTTTCTGATGGCAAGCAAAGGGGCAATGGCGCTTTGGTGCCAAACAGTGATGAGCAACGTCCAGGGCAATACGATCAACACGATGGCAAGGATGTCTCTTCTTTTCGGCATGTCCAGGGTCAGACTTCGGCCTCGTCATTACCTGCAAGGGCGAAAGGAAGGCATATTGGTGATCTTCCTGGAAGCATTTGGTTAAGGACCTAGACTTGCAGTCGAAGGGCTGTGGGACAGAATCCTGGCAATAAAA of Scleropages formosus chromosome 10, fSclFor1.1, whole genome shotgun sequence contains these proteins:
- the b3gat1b gene encoding galactosylgalactosylxylosylprotein 3-beta-glucuronosyltransferase 1 isoform X2 codes for the protein MPKRRDILAIVLIVLPWTLLITVWHQSAIAPLLAIRKDDRAEGRREAGQGADSKEYCSSDKDIVEVVRTEYVYTRPPPWSDVLPTIHVVTPTYSRPVQKAELTRLANTFLHVPNLHWILVEDAQRRTPLVSRLLRETGLNYTHLNVETPRNYKLRGDARDPRIPRGTMQRNLALRWLRETFSPNSTQPGIVYFADDDNTYSLELFEEMRSTRKVSVWPVAFVGGLRYESPKVNAAGKVYGWKTVFDPHRPFAIDMAGFAVNLRLILFKPQAYFKLRGVKGGYQESSLLRELVTLNDLEPKAANCTKILVWHTRTEKPVLVNEGKKGFTDPNVEI
- the b3gat1b gene encoding galactosylgalactosylxylosylprotein 3-beta-glucuronosyltransferase 1 isoform X1, which encodes MPKRRDILAIVLIVLPWTLLITVWHQSAIAPLLAIRKACHHLVKEIFIIPERLAVRRHRLADDRAEGRREAGQGADSKEYCSSDKDIVEVVRTEYVYTRPPPWSDVLPTIHVVTPTYSRPVQKAELTRLANTFLHVPNLHWILVEDAQRRTPLVSRLLRETGLNYTHLNVETPRNYKLRGDARDPRIPRGTMQRNLALRWLRETFSPNSTQPGIVYFADDDNTYSLELFEEMRSTRKVSVWPVAFVGGLRYESPKVNAAGKVYGWKTVFDPHRPFAIDMAGFAVNLRLILFKPQAYFKLRGVKGGYQESSLLRELVTLNDLEPKAANCTKILVWHTRTEKPVLVNEGKKGFTDPNVEI